In Bacillus sp. Cs-700, one genomic interval encodes:
- a CDS encoding YtrH family sporulation protein — protein sequence MKLIRKKESKMERVTLVTLIIAFFVAFGVIVGGSLIGGIGAFLSGEPPLHWMFIVAQRLKIWAIAAAIGGTFDTINNMERSFLSGSPDEIMRQFLWIFCALGGAQAGMEIINWLTQERSTL from the coding sequence ATGAAACTGATTAGAAAGAAGGAATCAAAAATGGAGAGAGTAACGCTCGTTACCTTGATTATTGCTTTTTTTGTAGCCTTTGGAGTGATTGTTGGGGGTTCTCTCATCGGAGGTATTGGAGCTTTTCTCTCTGGTGAACCTCCGCTACATTGGATGTTTATTGTGGCACAACGATTAAAAATCTGGGCGATCGCAGCAGCGATTGGAGGTACGTTCGACACAATCAATAATATGGAAAGAAGTTTTCTCAGCGGTTCACCAGACGAAATCATGCGTCAGTTTTTATGGATATTCTGTGCGCTCGGTGGCGCCCAAGCTGGAATGGAAATTATTAACTGGCTAACACAGGAACGCTCCACGTTATGA
- the ytrI gene encoding sporulation membrane protein YtrI, whose amino-acid sequence MRVPPLYSRKGWQRFLAGLCVGVIFGWLFFLMLFGIMYEKQITTIKEQKIEISDLKMQNQTLLDDKENYNSTDIEKTLLVKKIDVTFEKDKELPLNSLTRHELKKEIQSELNDLLNKDLGAISRTRSFIISSLENKTLIIDDVKYGFEVKQFILWTTVEVELAIKLVQ is encoded by the coding sequence ATGAGAGTCCCCCCTCTTTATTCTAGAAAGGGCTGGCAGCGATTTCTAGCCGGCCTTTGTGTAGGGGTGATTTTTGGTTGGCTCTTCTTTCTTATGCTTTTTGGTATAATGTACGAAAAGCAGATTACGACAATCAAAGAGCAAAAAATTGAAATCTCTGATCTAAAAATGCAGAATCAAACCTTGCTCGACGATAAAGAAAATTACAATAGCACCGATATTGAAAAAACACTGCTTGTAAAAAAAATTGACGTAACTTTTGAAAAAGATAAGGAATTACCACTTAACTCCTTAACCCGTCATGAGCTCAAAAAAGAAATTCAAAGTGAATTGAACGATCTTCTCAACAAAGATCTTGGAGCGATATCGAGAACAAGAAGCTTTATCATCTCATCCCTCGAAAATAAAACGTTAATCATTGATGACGTAAAATATGGATTTGAAGTAAAACAATTTATTCTTTGGACAACAGTTGAAGTAGAGCTTGCAATCAAGCTCGTCCAATAG
- a CDS encoding bifunctional oligoribonuclease/PAP phosphatase NrnA, which translates to MKEKILDAIEQYETIIIHRHVRPDPDALGSQGGLAELIRTSFPKKKVYTVGEEEPSLTFLNRMDKISNETYEDALVIVCDTANQPRVSDERYRNGKLLIKIDHHPNEDPYGDLLWVDTSSSSVSEMIVDLYLTAKERGYELSEKGAFLLYAGIVGDTGRFMFSNTTQRTFMYAGELLKFGVDTGFLYKELYRTEQHIARLNGYVLQHFETSETGAGWMKITKETVASYGVTASEASQLVNTFSNVAGLKAWVFFIEEADQIRVRLRSKGPVVNQIAAQFNGGGHPMAAGATVYTWEEADEVLAELEKVCNE; encoded by the coding sequence ATGAAAGAAAAAATATTAGATGCTATCGAACAATATGAGACGATTATTATTCATCGCCACGTGCGTCCAGATCCTGATGCATTGGGATCACAAGGCGGTCTTGCTGAGCTTATTCGAACTTCTTTTCCTAAGAAGAAGGTCTATACTGTCGGTGAAGAAGAACCTTCACTCACATTTCTAAATCGAATGGACAAGATATCAAATGAGACTTATGAAGATGCCCTTGTCATTGTTTGTGATACGGCTAACCAGCCGCGTGTAAGTGATGAGCGTTATCGAAATGGCAAGCTGCTCATTAAAATTGATCATCATCCAAACGAAGATCCTTACGGTGACCTTCTATGGGTAGATACCTCTTCAAGTTCTGTGAGTGAAATGATTGTTGATTTATATCTAACAGCAAAGGAACGAGGATACGAGCTATCTGAAAAAGGAGCTTTTCTTCTGTATGCAGGAATTGTAGGGGATACAGGGCGTTTTATGTTTTCTAATACGACTCAACGTACCTTTATGTATGCTGGAGAGCTTTTAAAGTTTGGTGTTGACACGGGCTTTCTTTATAAAGAACTATACAGGACAGAGCAGCATATCGCCCGTTTAAATGGCTATGTTCTGCAACATTTTGAAACATCAGAAACGGGTGCAGGATGGATGAAAATCACAAAAGAAACCGTTGCTTCATACGGAGTAACCGCTAGCGAAGCATCCCAGCTAGTGAATACTTTCTCCAATGTAGCGGGATTAAAAGCGTGGGTATTCTTTATTGAGGAGGCAGACCAAATTCGCGTTCGCCTTCGTTCGAAAGGTCCTGTTGTAAATCAAATTGCAGCACAGTTTAACGGAGGTGGACATCCAATGGCTGCGGGTGCCACAGTGTATACATGGGAAGAAGCGGACGAGGTTCTTGCTGAACTTGAAAAGGTGTGCAACGAGTAA
- a CDS encoding YtpI family protein, with the protein MPIFVIFIVFSIVFYLFYKVKAVRHSGVATTQWLHSKASIALGLFLIFFAINSLTVSLSTVTFIVAAVFILLGLANVVVGYKKYRHYLPFAIEEANMMKQN; encoded by the coding sequence ATGCCTATCTTTGTTATTTTTATTGTTTTTTCAATTGTTTTCTATTTGTTCTACAAAGTGAAAGCTGTACGTCATAGCGGTGTAGCAACGACACAGTGGCTTCATTCAAAAGCAAGTATTGCATTAGGACTATTCCTTATCTTTTTTGCGATTAATTCACTCACTGTTTCTTTATCAACTGTAACGTTTATCGTCGCAGCTGTTTTTATTTTACTCGGGCTTGCAAACGTTGTAGTCGGCTACAAAAAATACCGTCACTACCTTCCTTTTGCCATTGAAGAGGCAAATATGATGAAGCAAAATTAA
- a CDS encoding DRTGG domain-containing protein, with product MTTKHEQILDYIETLEVGSKISVRQIARELKVSEGTAYRAIKDAENKGTVSTIERVGTIRITKKEKENIEKLTYAEVVNVVDGQVLGGRNGLHKTLHKFVIGAMKLEAMMRYVDPGSLLIVGNRDNVHKIALEAGAAVLITGGFDAQDDVKKMADAYDLPIISTSYDSFTVATMINRAIYDRLIKKEIALVSDILTPLTKTSFLVTTENVGRWHELNEKTLHSRYPVVDPNMKVQGIVTSKDILGERNETPISKVMTKHPLTVNEQTSVASAAHTMIWEGIEMLPVLDQYHRLIGIISRQDVLKALQMIQQQPQIGETFDDLITSQIKDVSTPSESRYSCEITPQMTSLLGTLSYGVVTTLVTEAGSRVLKKYKKGDLVVENITLYFIKPVQIDHTIEIVPKVLEVSRKFGKVDVEIYHEGSVVGKALMMAQLIDR from the coding sequence TTGACAACGAAACATGAACAGATTCTCGACTATATTGAGACGCTAGAAGTAGGAAGTAAAATATCTGTGCGTCAAATTGCAAGAGAGCTGAAAGTGAGTGAAGGGACAGCCTATCGAGCGATCAAGGATGCTGAAAATAAAGGTACGGTCAGCACAATTGAACGTGTGGGCACAATCCGAATTACAAAAAAAGAAAAAGAAAACATCGAAAAACTCACTTATGCTGAAGTGGTGAACGTAGTGGATGGACAAGTGCTTGGGGGGAGAAACGGCCTACATAAAACCCTTCACAAGTTCGTTATCGGAGCGATGAAATTGGAAGCAATGATGCGCTATGTTGATCCTGGGAGTTTACTCATCGTAGGTAATCGAGATAATGTTCACAAAATTGCGCTTGAAGCAGGCGCCGCCGTTTTGATTACGGGTGGATTTGACGCGCAGGACGATGTGAAAAAAATGGCAGATGCCTATGATTTACCGATTATTTCAACATCCTACGATTCTTTTACAGTAGCAACCATGATTAATCGAGCGATATATGACCGGTTGATAAAAAAGGAAATTGCTTTAGTCAGTGATATCTTAACGCCACTTACGAAAACAAGTTTTCTTGTGACGACGGAAAATGTAGGTCGTTGGCACGAGTTAAATGAGAAAACGCTCCATAGTCGTTATCCTGTTGTGGACCCTAATATGAAAGTGCAGGGAATTGTGACTTCTAAAGATATTCTTGGAGAACGTAACGAAACACCCATTTCAAAAGTAATGACGAAACATCCTTTAACAGTAAATGAGCAAACATCGGTTGCATCTGCTGCCCATACAATGATTTGGGAAGGAATCGAAATGCTGCCCGTTCTCGATCAATACCACCGTTTGATAGGAATTATTAGTAGACAAGATGTGTTAAAAGCGCTTCAAATGATTCAGCAACAGCCTCAAATCGGTGAAACGTTTGATGACCTGATTACGAGTCAAATTAAAGATGTGTCAACACCATCAGAAAGTCGCTACAGCTGTGAAATAACGCCACAAATGACAAGCCTACTTGGAACTTTATCATATGGGGTTGTGACTACCCTTGTAACCGAAGCTGGTAGCCGGGTATTAAAGAAATACAAAAAAGGTGATTTGGTTGTTGAGAATATTACGCTTTATTTTATAAAACCCGTTCAAATCGATCATACAATTGAAATTGTTCCTAAAGTACTCGAAGTCTCACGTAAATTTGGGAAGGTCGATGTTGAAATTTATCATGAAGGGTCAGTTGTAGGCAAGGCGCTCATGATGGCGCAGCTCATCGATCGATAA
- a CDS encoding metal-dependent hydrolase: protein MKVTFHGHSVVEIVTEKAKILIDPFISGNGQCKLDANEVKCDVILLTHGHNDHVGDTVDIAKRNDALVVAPFELATYLEFKGVNAHPMAIGGAHEFEFGKVKLTQAFHGSSYTEEENQQIIYTGMPSGILFSAEGKTVYHAGDTGLFSDMKLLSDKSIDLAFLPIGDNFTMGPEDAAVAAKWISADVTVPIHYNTFPLIEQDGEAFADSLKGTKGKVLQSGETIEL, encoded by the coding sequence ATGAAAGTTACATTTCATGGTCATTCAGTTGTTGAGATTGTCACGGAAAAAGCAAAAATTTTAATTGATCCTTTTATCTCAGGTAATGGACAATGTAAGTTAGACGCTAACGAAGTGAAGTGCGACGTTATTTTATTGACACACGGACATAATGATCACGTCGGAGATACAGTTGATATTGCGAAACGAAATGATGCTTTAGTCGTAGCTCCATTTGAATTGGCTACATACCTTGAATTTAAAGGGGTTAATGCTCACCCTATGGCAATTGGTGGCGCTCACGAATTTGAATTTGGTAAAGTGAAGCTAACGCAAGCATTCCATGGTTCGAGCTATACAGAAGAAGAAAATCAGCAAATTATCTACACGGGCATGCCATCGGGTATTCTCTTTAGTGCAGAAGGAAAGACGGTTTATCACGCGGGCGATACCGGACTCTTTTCAGATATGAAGCTATTGTCTGATAAGTCAATTGATCTTGCGTTCTTGCCGATTGGGGATAATTTTACAATGGGACCAGAGGACGCAGCTGTTGCTGCGAAATGGATTAGCGCAGACGTAACTGTGCCTATTCATTACAATACGTTTCCACTTATTGAACAAGATGGTGAGGCGTTTGCAGATAGCCTTAAAGGAACGAAAGGTAAAGTTTTACAATCAGGCGAAACAATTGAATTATAA
- a CDS encoding polyamine aminopropyltransferase: MSRTFSKSSQLYWASGIVSICGIIFEVLFGALGSYILGDGVKQYTLTISLFLTGMGIGASLSEKVVKNLITRFIAIELLIGLIGGFSSFTVFGIMAIAGEEATTIVLYTTILIVGGLTGLELPILIRKANEIGVEMNKSTARVLFSDYAGGLVGGLLFAFYLRPEFGLVKSAFLVALVNILVAFWMIYSFRKEMVYRAVYIGIAILLFLLMVVGTIFGEEMAFSFEQRLYKDPIIYSEETSYQKITLTREQGDLRLFLNGQLQFSSSDEHRYHETLVHIPMATVQNAESVLLLGGGDGLAVRELLKYDRVKSITVVDLDPEMVKLAREHHLLTELNEHALEDKRVQIKNEDAFQYIKQEEKTFDVIIADLPDPNNESLNKLYTWEFYSLLRNHLEINGALMVQATSPLFAREAYWTIDRTIAETGLFTSNYHVDIPSFGNWGFVMGTREQVDQENLKLAVKTKFLSSEMIPSLSVFGKDEDQQMMREGKKVRFEPNTLIQPHLIEKYERAWLYY, translated from the coding sequence ATGAGCAGGACGTTTAGTAAAAGCAGTCAGTTGTACTGGGCTTCAGGAATTGTATCGATATGCGGAATTATTTTTGAAGTGCTGTTCGGCGCGTTAGGATCCTACATACTAGGTGATGGTGTAAAGCAATATACGTTAACCATTTCGCTTTTTCTGACTGGAATGGGGATTGGCGCATCCCTGAGTGAAAAAGTTGTGAAGAACTTGATTACAAGATTTATTGCGATAGAACTTCTTATTGGTTTAATAGGTGGGTTTTCTAGTTTTACGGTGTTTGGAATTATGGCAATTGCAGGAGAAGAAGCAACGACTATTGTACTCTATACGACCATTCTTATTGTAGGCGGATTAACGGGCCTTGAACTACCAATTTTGATTCGAAAAGCGAATGAAATTGGTGTAGAAATGAATAAAAGTACAGCAAGAGTGCTCTTTTCTGACTATGCAGGAGGACTTGTAGGAGGACTATTATTTGCCTTTTACCTTCGACCAGAATTTGGCCTTGTAAAATCAGCTTTCCTTGTCGCTCTCGTGAACATTCTCGTCGCATTTTGGATGATTTATTCATTTCGAAAAGAGATGGTTTATCGAGCTGTTTATATTGGAATAGCAATACTTTTGTTCTTACTAATGGTTGTCGGTACAATTTTTGGTGAGGAAATGGCTTTCTCTTTTGAGCAGCGTTTATACAAAGATCCAATTATTTACTCGGAAGAAACTTCTTATCAAAAAATCACCTTAACGAGGGAACAAGGAGATCTTAGACTTTTTTTGAATGGACAGCTTCAGTTTAGTTCAAGTGATGAACATCGATACCACGAAACGCTTGTGCATATCCCGATGGCGACAGTTCAAAATGCTGAAAGTGTATTATTACTGGGAGGCGGAGATGGACTAGCCGTTCGAGAGCTTTTAAAATATGATCGCGTGAAATCGATAACAGTCGTAGATTTAGATCCTGAAATGGTGAAGCTCGCTAGAGAACATCACTTATTAACGGAATTAAACGAGCATGCGCTTGAAGATAAACGTGTTCAAATTAAAAATGAAGATGCTTTTCAATATATTAAACAAGAAGAAAAAACATTTGATGTGATCATTGCTGATCTTCCTGATCCAAATAATGAATCGTTAAACAAATTGTATACGTGGGAATTCTATTCGTTGTTACGTAACCATTTGGAAATCAACGGAGCGTTAATGGTACAAGCAACAAGTCCATTGTTTGCAAGAGAAGCTTATTGGACAATTGATCGCACGATCGCAGAGACTGGTTTATTCACTTCAAATTACCACGTCGACATACCGAGCTTTGGTAACTGGGGTTTTGTGATGGGGACGAGAGAACAGGTAGATCAAGAGAACCTAAAGCTTGCTGTAAAAACCAAATTTCTATCAAGCGAGATGATTCCCTCCCTTAGCGTGTTTGGGAAAGATGAAGATCAACAGATGATGAGAGAAGGGAAAAAGGTTCGATTTGAACCGAATACACTTATTCAACCTCATTTAATCGAAAAATATGAACGAGCATGGTTGTATTACTAG
- a CDS encoding DUF350 domain-containing protein, whose product MGPFLLTFIYFIAAIVVVVVGLIIFELITTKYKDWEQVENGNTAVALSIGGKIIGICLILAFAIYHSSDVLDTVIWGAYGVVLQLVAYYIFDFLTRRFSVEQKLSEGVVSVGILSMCVSIGLGLVVGASIT is encoded by the coding sequence ATGGGACCATTTTTACTAACATTTATTTATTTTATTGCAGCGATTGTTGTTGTAGTTGTTGGATTAATTATTTTTGAATTGATTACGACAAAATACAAGGATTGGGAACAGGTTGAAAACGGAAATACGGCAGTTGCGCTATCCATTGGTGGTAAGATTATTGGAATTTGTCTTATCTTAGCTTTTGCCATTTATCATAGTTCAGATGTTCTCGATACAGTCATATGGGGAGCCTATGGCGTGGTTCTTCAACTGGTTGCTTATTATATCTTTGATTTTCTTACAAGGCGTTTCTCAGTGGAACAAAAGCTTAGTGAAGGTGTTGTATCAGTAGGTATACTCTCTATGTGCGTTTCCATTGGTCTTGGTTTAGTAGTAGGAGCATCAATCACGTAA
- a CDS encoding DUF4247 domain-containing protein, whose translation MKWLTGLLTAFILLLSACGITKDIQEIVEDRYQLEDVVESSVDSSDVSKVYNAEEDIPTVASYLQEQIKPNEVSELKEGKQILVYDDYIVTLQENDDASNTLVEVATVGFVRDNYQPNFFNGLLAYYILDEILDVDDWGKKQKNRCLNATGNCYGGYGTTGGTYKGPTTIPSFRGSSRGGGPGTGK comes from the coding sequence ATGAAATGGCTCACTGGATTACTGACAGCATTCATTCTGCTCTTATCGGCATGTGGGATTACGAAGGATATTCAAGAAATCGTCGAAGATCGTTATCAGCTTGAAGATGTCGTTGAAAGCAGCGTGGATTCAAGCGATGTCTCAAAGGTTTATAATGCTGAGGAAGATATCCCTACTGTTGCCTCCTACTTACAGGAACAAATAAAGCCGAATGAAGTCAGTGAATTAAAAGAAGGCAAGCAAATTCTCGTTTATGATGACTATATCGTTACGTTGCAAGAAAATGATGACGCATCGAATACCCTCGTCGAAGTCGCTACAGTTGGATTTGTACGAGATAACTACCAACCTAATTTCTTTAATGGGTTACTAGCTTATTATATTCTAGATGAAATACTGGATGTAGATGACTGGGGAAAAAAACAAAAAAACCGTTGTTTGAACGCAACTGGGAATTGTTATGGAGGATATGGCACCACGGGTGGTACATATAAAGGACCGACAACGATTCCGTCTTTTCGAGGATCGAGTCGCGGCGGCGGTCCGGGAACAGGGAAATAA
- a CDS encoding PspA/IM30 family protein — translation MFNMFKRVKTIMSSELNAALDKAEDPVKMLEQFMRDMEADIRDAETAVAKQISNEKMLKKKWDDANAMVSKRQDQAMKALESDNDDLARRALQDKKDHEAKAETLKTSYERAKADADTLRSKLDEMKEEYRQMQLKKDSLKARAESAKTKTKINRAMSDIGGDDSKRGFERMEEKVLQYEAEAETSEDMRSKSRSLDDELDALDKNDGIDDELAELKKKMGKE, via the coding sequence ATGTTTAATATGTTTAAACGAGTTAAAACGATCATGTCTTCTGAACTAAATGCTGCACTTGATAAGGCGGAAGACCCGGTAAAGATGCTAGAACAGTTTATGAGGGATATGGAAGCAGATATTCGAGATGCTGAAACAGCAGTAGCGAAACAAATATCGAATGAAAAAATGTTAAAAAAGAAATGGGATGATGCCAACGCAATGGTTTCAAAGCGCCAGGATCAGGCGATGAAAGCGCTAGAATCTGATAATGATGATTTAGCCAGAAGAGCGCTTCAAGATAAAAAAGATCATGAAGCAAAAGCGGAAACACTGAAGACATCTTATGAAAGAGCGAAGGCGGATGCGGATACTCTTCGTTCAAAGTTAGATGAGATGAAAGAAGAGTATCGTCAAATGCAGCTGAAGAAAGATAGTCTAAAGGCTCGTGCAGAGTCAGCCAAAACGAAAACGAAGATAAATCGTGCCATGTCTGATATTGGCGGTGATGATTCTAAACGTGGTTTTGAGCGGATGGAGGAAAAAGTTCTTCAATACGAGGCGGAAGCTGAGACAAGTGAAGATATGCGTTCGAAAAGTCGATCTCTTGATGATGAGCTTGATGCACTTGACAAAAATGACGGTATCGATGATGAATTGGCAGAGCTTAAGAAAAAAATGGGGAAAGAATAA
- a CDS encoding DUF4178 domain-containing protein — protein sequence MSFLSKLFGKKDEEPVKERTVFSIRVGDIVTYDLEDYEVVGSLTYQNNGYKWYAYQLKSGASSVWLSAEMDDELELGIYRNVKEKLASPIPEKLTIDDVTYYREEHGRAKVSGTGRGSNLNGQEVEYHDFSNEDETNFLSIEIWGSEVEVSKGYAIEEYEIKILAGSK from the coding sequence ATGAGTTTTTTATCAAAATTATTCGGAAAGAAGGACGAAGAACCGGTTAAAGAAAGGACCGTTTTTTCGATTCGGGTTGGTGATATTGTCACTTATGACCTTGAAGATTATGAAGTTGTTGGATCACTCACATATCAGAATAATGGGTATAAGTGGTACGCCTATCAGCTGAAATCGGGAGCATCCTCGGTATGGCTAAGTGCCGAAATGGATGACGAACTTGAGCTAGGCATTTATCGTAACGTGAAAGAAAAGCTTGCAAGCCCCATACCAGAAAAGCTAACCATAGACGATGTTACGTATTATAGAGAAGAACATGGTCGAGCAAAGGTGTCAGGGACTGGGCGTGGTAGTAATTTAAATGGGCAGGAAGTAGAATACCACGATTTTTCAAATGAAGATGAAACAAACTTTCTATCAATAGAAATTTGGGGTTCTGAAGTAGAAGTAAGCAAAGGATATGCTATTGAAGAGTATGAAATTAAAATTCTTGCTGGAAGTAAATGA
- a CDS encoding DUF3939 domain-containing protein, whose product MAFWRKKNENSKVDYPTMIEASLHEIRQAVGKFAEKKRDGISLKVLVKDNNELDASLLVSHLGGIPSKPFYMSRETFELFEEQHRHIPFWIDTVQRAVDSYIHSEKEAPVIEGDPYRKISFFKLEKKALLTERPPLDFYYTEQEGMVSHRKPEK is encoded by the coding sequence ATGGCATTTTGGAGAAAAAAGAATGAAAACAGTAAAGTGGATTATCCAACGATGATAGAAGCAAGCCTTCATGAAATACGGCAGGCAGTTGGTAAATTCGCAGAAAAGAAACGTGATGGTATTTCGTTAAAAGTTCTTGTAAAGGATAACAATGAACTTGATGCTTCTCTTCTCGTTTCTCACCTTGGAGGTATTCCGTCTAAACCCTTTTATATGTCGAGAGAGACGTTTGAACTTTTTGAAGAACAACACCGTCATATTCCTTTTTGGATTGATACAGTTCAGAGAGCGGTGGACTCATACATTCATTCTGAGAAAGAAGCTCCGGTTATCGAAGGAGATCCGTATCGGAAAATCAGCTTCTTTAAACTGGAAAAGAAAGCTCTCTTAACAGAACGCCCCCCACTGGATTTCTATTATACTGAGCAAGAGGGAATGGTTTCTCATCGAAAACCAGAAAAATAA
- the ald gene encoding alanine dehydrogenase, whose product MHIGIPVEVKNNENRVAMTPAGVLSLTSFGHEVYIEKGAGVGSGFEDEQYLEAGAHLVETAAEAWSKEMVMKVKEPLPQEYGYFRDGLILFTYLHLAAESELTRALVEKKVIGIAYETVQLPNGSLPLLTPMSEVAGRMAAQIGAQFLEKPKGGLGILLGGVPGVKRGKVTVIGGGVVGTNAAKIAMGLGADVTIMDLSPERMRQLDDIFGTEINTMMSNPLNIIEAVRESDLVIGAVLIPGAKAPKLVTEEMIKEMKPGSVIVDVAIDQGGIFETTDRITTHDNPTYTKHGVVHYAVANMPGAVPRTSTIALTNVTVPYAVQLANKGYKKACLENEPLLKGINTMHGFVTYEAVAEAHQLDYKSARSFLQK is encoded by the coding sequence ATGCATATTGGCATTCCCGTAGAAGTGAAAAACAATGAGAACCGAGTAGCGATGACACCTGCTGGAGTATTAAGTTTAACGAGCTTCGGCCATGAAGTATATATCGAAAAAGGGGCGGGAGTGGGTTCAGGTTTTGAAGATGAGCAGTATCTAGAAGCTGGCGCTCATCTTGTGGAAACGGCCGCAGAAGCGTGGTCGAAGGAAATGGTTATGAAAGTAAAAGAGCCGCTTCCTCAGGAATATGGATATTTTCGTGATGGGCTAATTTTATTTACATATTTACACCTAGCTGCGGAGTCTGAGCTGACACGGGCGCTTGTGGAAAAAAAAGTGATTGGCATTGCTTATGAAACGGTTCAGCTACCAAATGGCTCGTTACCTCTTTTAACTCCTATGAGTGAAGTGGCTGGCCGAATGGCTGCACAGATCGGTGCTCAATTTCTTGAGAAACCCAAAGGTGGACTTGGCATTCTATTAGGGGGCGTTCCAGGAGTAAAGAGAGGAAAAGTTACTGTCATTGGCGGCGGAGTTGTTGGAACGAATGCAGCTAAAATTGCAATGGGACTTGGAGCAGACGTAACGATTATGGATTTAAGCCCAGAACGAATGCGACAGCTTGATGATATTTTTGGAACTGAAATAAATACGATGATGTCCAATCCACTAAATATTATAGAAGCGGTGAGAGAATCAGATCTAGTTATCGGTGCTGTTCTTATTCCAGGAGCAAAAGCGCCAAAACTGGTGACGGAAGAGATGATTAAAGAGATGAAGCCTGGTTCCGTCATCGTTGATGTTGCGATTGATCAGGGAGGTATATTCGAAACAACGGATCGTATCACAACTCATGATAATCCAACCTATACGAAGCACGGTGTTGTGCATTACGCTGTAGCTAATATGCCTGGTGCTGTGCCACGTACATCCACGATTGCCTTAACGAATGTGACTGTTCCTTATGCGGTTCAGCTTGCGAATAAAGGATACAAGAAAGCCTGTCTTGAAAATGAACCTTTGTTAAAGGGGATTAACACGATGCATGGTTTTGTAACGTATGAAGCAGTAGCTGAAGCGCACCAGCTTGATTATAAAAGTGCTCGTTCATTCCTTCAAAAGTAA
- a CDS encoding CrcB family protein, translated as MDWLMVAIGGGVGAWLRYVTALWVNRFNQFHFPLATLLVNLLGSFLMGMAFGAGDWGPGISTGFLGALTTFSTFMYEAFELAATKIWLSVVYIVVSLISGLLMVTVGYMIIV; from the coding sequence ATGGATTGGTTGATGGTTGCTATTGGTGGCGGCGTTGGGGCATGGCTTCGTTATGTCACAGCACTATGGGTAAACCGCTTTAATCAATTTCATTTCCCGCTAGCAACTCTTTTAGTAAATCTATTAGGGAGTTTCTTAATGGGGATGGCGTTTGGAGCGGGAGATTGGGGGCCAGGGATCTCAACAGGTTTTCTCGGAGCGTTGACGACTTTTTCAACATTTATGTACGAAGCTTTTGAGCTCGCTGCAACAAAGATTTGGCTATCGGTTGTTTACATCGTTGTTAGCTTAATTAGCGGGTTGTTAATGGTAACTGTGGGGTATATGATAATAGTGTGA
- a CDS encoding CrcB family protein, with product MKNSFAVIAGGAIGASLRGLIGTVMNGSPIATFVVNIVGSILLGFFYQFVSMNPRLSDSVKKFIATGLLGSFTTFSTYSLDLFVYIRDGHFWGLAFYGGGSILAGILSVIIGVSLAKKVGRD from the coding sequence GTGAAAAATAGTTTTGCTGTCATAGCTGGTGGAGCCATTGGAGCCTCTCTTAGAGGTTTAATTGGTACAGTGATGAATGGCAGTCCAATCGCTACCTTTGTTGTCAATATCGTCGGCTCCATTCTTCTAGGTTTTTTCTATCAATTCGTAAGTATGAATCCTCGCCTTTCAGATTCAGTGAAAAAATTTATTGCGACTGGTTTGTTAGGGTCATTTACAACCTTTTCCACGTACTCTCTTGATTTGTTCGTCTACATAAGAGATGGTCACTTTTGGGGATTAGCTTTCTATGGTGGCGGTAGTATTCTAGCTGGAATCTTAAGCGTCATCATAGGGGTTTCCTTAGCGAAAAAAGTGGGGAGGGACTAA